From the genome of Lotus japonicus ecotype B-129 chromosome 6, LjGifu_v1.2, one region includes:
- the LOC130726850 gene encoding cold-responsive protein kinase 1-like, which yields MPSRVLQGEAPLPSKESQIPSSRYKHETLFFVLGGIVVVAILFILWFVFRKRIKQPTKPKGKTAPSKEHKEVMKMVFPSKQQSGSKSMSMEFFSGNLQSICFFDYQTLRKATHNFFPGNLLGSGGYGPVYRGKLVDGRMIAVKTLSHNKSQQGEREFLAEVKMITSIQHKNLVRLLGCCIDGPQRILVYEYMKNRSLELFIYGNGDQFLNWSTRFQIILGVARGLQYLHEDSHLRIVHRDIKASNILLDDKFQPRIGDFGLARFFPEDQDYLSTQFAGTLGYTAPEYATRGELSEKADIYSFGVLLLEIICCRKNTIRTLPSEMQYLPEYAWKLYEKSSILDIVDPKLRREHGFVEKDVMQAIHVAFLCLQPHPHLRPPMSQIVALLTFKIDMVTTPMRPAFLDRRRIKDEAEINHSFEIISEATDSISIR from the exons ATGCCTAGCAGAGTACTTCAAG GGGAAGCTCCTTTACCCTCTAAGGAATCACAGATTCCCTCGTCCAGGTACAAACATGAAACATTGTTCTTCGTCCTTGGAGGGATAGTAGTGGTTGCCATattgtttattctctggtttgTGTTTCGGAAGCGTATCAAACAGCCAACAAAGCCAAAGGGAAAGACAGCTCCAAGTAAAGAGCACAAAG AGGTGATGAAAATGGTATTTCCATCCAAACAGCAATCAG GGTCCAAGTCCATGTCCATGGAATTCTTTAGTGGAAATCTTCAGTCAATTTGCTTCTTTGACTACCAAACATTGAGGAAAGCAACCCACAATTTTTTTCCTGGTAATCTCCTTGGAAGTGGGGGATATGGGCCTGTCTACAGG GGAAAGTTGGTAGATGGGAGGATGATTGCAGTGAAGACATTGTCCCACAACAAATCACAACAGGGAGAAAGAGAATTCCTGGCAGAGGTGAAAATGATCACTAGCATCCAGCACAAAAATCTGGTTCGCCTTCTCGGATGCTGCATCGATGGACCTCAAAGGATTCTTGTCTATGAATACATGAAAAACAGAAGTTTGGAACTATTTATATATG GAAATGGTGATCAATTTCTGAATTGGAGCACCAGGTTCCAAATTATTCTCGGAGTTGCGCGGGGACTGCAATACCTTCATGAGGACTCACACCTCAGAATTGTTCACCGAGATATCAAAGCAAGCAACATTCTTCTTGATGACAAGTTTCAGCCAAGGATTGGAGACTTTGGACTAGCTAGGTTTTTCCCTGAGGACCAAGATTACCTTAGCACACAGTTCGCTGGAACATT AGGTTATACAGCACCTGAATATGCTACTAGAGGAGAACTGTCAGAAAAGGCAGATATCTATAGTTTTGGAGTCCTCTTGCTGGAAATAATCTGCTGCAGGAAAAATACAATTCGTACTTTACCATCAGAAATGCAGTACCTCCCTGAATAT GCATGGAAACTGTATGAGAAGTCAAGTATATTGGATATTGTAGATCCAAAGCTGCGACGAGAGCATGGATTCGTAGAAAAGGACGTTATGCAAGCAATCCATGTTGCTTTCTTATGTCTTCAGCCTCATCCACATTTGAGACCCCCCATGTCACAGATCGTAGCTCTGTTAACATTCAAAATCGATATGGTTACAACACCAATGAGGCCAGCTTTCCTCGACCGACGGCGCATAAAGGATGAAGCTGAGATCAACCATTCTTTTGAAATAATATCTGAGGCCACTGATTCAATTTCTATCAGATAA